From a single Helicovermis profundi genomic region:
- a CDS encoding HI0074 family nucleotidyltransferase substrate-binding subunit translates to MEKYGMFKKEFFEIINVFKEYTNVLEKVILFGSRARGDYKNTSDIDIALIFRKNSEKIYEICEQLEKIDIIYKIDVVDYNKIMNQKFKNNIDNDGVILYFLNNEGEIMVLLEKIKDKLHDLKKAYLKLDESIHRNYIEDDIVLDASIQRFEFVYEMSWKLMKVYLEYNGIAEGTSPRTAIKESYKVGLIEDAQVWLKMLQDRNKTVHTYDEESAILIFENIKNEYIYVFNKFINAMDKEIIKSSKK, encoded by the coding sequence ATGGAAAAATACGGAATGTTTAAAAAAGAATTTTTTGAAATCATAAATGTGTTTAAGGAGTATACAAATGTATTAGAAAAAGTTATCCTGTTCGGATCTCGTGCTCGTGGAGATTATAAAAACACATCAGATATTGATATTGCGCTAATTTTTAGAAAAAACAGCGAAAAAATATATGAAATATGTGAACAATTAGAAAAAATTGATATAATATATAAAATTGATGTCGTAGATTATAATAAGATAATGAATCAAAAATTCAAAAATAATATAGATAATGATGGAGTAATTTTATATTTTTTAAATAATGAAGGAGAAATTATGGTTTTATTAGAAAAAATAAAAGATAAACTACATGATTTAAAAAAGGCTTATTTAAAATTGGATGAGAGTATTCATAGAAATTATATTGAAGATGATATAGTTCTAGATGCGAGTATACAAAGATTTGAATTTGTCTACGAAATGTCGTGGAAATTAATGAAAGTGTATCTTGAATATAATGGAATTGCAGAAGGTACTTCTCCAAGGACTGCCATAAAAGAATCATATAAAGTAGGATTAATAGAAGACGCACAAGTGTGGTTAAAGATGCTTCAAGATAGAAATAAGACAGTTCACACTTATGATGAAGAAAGTGCTATTTTAATATTTGAAAATATTAAAAATGAATACATTTATGTTTTTAATAAATTTATTAATGCTATGGACAAAGAAATAATTAAAAGTTCAAAAAAATAA
- the metK gene encoding methionine adenosyltransferase — translation MRKRLFTSESVTEGHPDKMCDQISDSILDAIYTEDPSARVACETSVTTGLVLVSGEISTSCYINIQKVVRKTVDEIGYNRAKYGFDAATCAVLVALDEQSTDIAMGVNEALESKEGQMDDIEAIGAGDQGLMFGFACNETKELMPLPIALSHKLAKKLSDVRKEGRLKYLRPDGKTQVTVEYIDDKPVRVDTIVISTQHDPDVTREQIEEDLKRLVVLPVVDANLLDENTKYFINPTGRFVIGGPHGDAGLTGRKIIVDTYGGYSRHGGGAFSGKDPTKVDRSAAYAARYVAKNIVAAGLADKCEIELAYAIGVAHPVSLLVETFGTAKIDEEKIEELVRKHFDLRPAAIIRDLDLRRPIYKQTAAYGHFGRDDLDLPWEKTDKAELLRKEANL, via the coding sequence ATGAGAAAAAGACTATTTACATCTGAGTCGGTTACAGAAGGCCACCCAGATAAAATGTGCGATCAGATATCAGATTCAATACTAGATGCTATTTATACAGAAGATCCATCTGCTAGAGTTGCATGCGAAACGTCAGTTACTACAGGATTAGTTTTAGTTTCTGGCGAAATTAGTACGTCGTGTTATATAAATATTCAAAAAGTTGTTAGAAAAACAGTTGATGAAATTGGCTATAACAGAGCGAAATATGGTTTTGATGCTGCAACTTGCGCAGTACTTGTTGCACTTGACGAACAATCAACAGATATTGCTATGGGTGTAAATGAAGCACTTGAAAGTAAAGAAGGACAAATGGATGACATTGAAGCTATAGGAGCAGGAGACCAAGGATTAATGTTTGGATTTGCATGTAATGAAACTAAAGAATTAATGCCTCTTCCAATAGCATTATCGCATAAACTTGCTAAAAAACTTTCTGATGTAAGAAAAGAAGGAAGGCTTAAATATTTAAGACCAGATGGAAAAACACAAGTTACGGTTGAATATATTGATGATAAACCAGTTAGAGTAGATACTATAGTAATATCAACTCAGCACGATCCTGATGTTACTAGAGAACAAATTGAAGAGGATTTAAAGAGATTAGTTGTTCTTCCTGTAGTAGATGCGAATTTACTCGATGAAAATACTAAATATTTTATTAATCCAACAGGAAGATTTGTTATTGGAGGACCTCATGGTGACGCTGGACTTACTGGCCGTAAAATTATAGTTGACACTTATGGTGGATATTCTAGACATGGTGGGGGAGCTTTTTCAGGAAAAGATCCTACAAAAGTAGATAGATCAGCAGCATATGCAGCAAGATATGTTGCAAAGAATATTGTGGCTGCTGGACTTGCAGATAAATGTGAAATAGAACTTGCATACGCAATTGGTGTTGCTCATCCAGTTTCTTTACTTGTTGAAACTTTTGGAACTGCCAAAATAGATGAAGAAAAAATTGAAGAGTTGGTTAGAAAACATTTTGACTTAAGACCTGCTGCAATAATACGCGATCTTGATTTAAGAAGACCAATTTATAAACAAACTGCGGCATATGGACATTTTGGACGAGATGATTTAGATTTACCTTGGGAGAAAACAGATAAAGCTGAACTTCTTAGAAAAGAAGCTAATTTATAA
- a CDS encoding LytR/AlgR family response regulator transcription factor: MIKYLIVDDEKPARDELKFLLGDFNDFELIGEADNGIECLNIAKEKNIDVVFLDIDMPRISGIVVASKLSSFDNPPLIIFVTAYNEYAINAFEVNALDYLLKPISALRLENTIEKIKHNRINLVDPLINNKILFNDLNTSSRICLEQNGVYMPLDIDSIIYAKVEGKNTIIFTRNKEYNYSGTLSQLESKLTNTDFFRTHRSYILNIDYIETIEPWFNNTYMVKVKYLDEKVPVSRSQIKKFKEFVGI; this comes from the coding sequence GTGATTAAATATTTAATTGTCGATGATGAGAAGCCTGCAAGAGATGAACTTAAATTTTTGTTAGGAGATTTTAATGATTTTGAATTAATTGGTGAAGCTGATAACGGTATTGAATGTTTAAATATTGCTAAAGAGAAAAATATAGATGTAGTTTTTTTAGATATAGATATGCCAAGAATTAGTGGAATAGTTGTTGCTTCAAAGTTATCTAGTTTTGATAATCCACCACTTATTATTTTTGTCACAGCATACAATGAATATGCAATAAATGCTTTTGAAGTTAACGCTCTTGATTATTTACTCAAGCCTATTTCTGCATTAAGGCTTGAAAATACAATTGAAAAAATTAAACATAATAGAATTAACTTAGTTGATCCTCTTATAAATAATAAGATATTGTTTAATGACTTAAATACATCTTCAAGAATTTGTCTTGAGCAAAACGGTGTATATATGCCTCTTGATATTGATTCAATTATTTATGCTAAAGTAGAAGGAAAAAACACCATTATTTTTACAAGAAATAAAGAATATAATTATAGTGGAACATTAAGTCAATTAGAATCAAAGCTTACAAATACAGATTTTTTTAGAACACATAGGAGTTATATATTAAATATTGATTATATAGAAACTATTGAACCGTGGTTTAATAATACTTATATGGTTAAAGTAAAATATCTAGATGAAAAGGTACCAGTATCAAGAAGTCAAATAAAAAAATTCAAAGAATTTGTTGGAATATAA